In Arachis hypogaea cultivar Tifrunner chromosome 2, arahy.Tifrunner.gnm2.J5K5, whole genome shotgun sequence, a genomic segment contains:
- the LOC112742542 gene encoding uncharacterized protein, giving the protein MAMERNVNGKGNREAATWDLRKTALFCLASRFCKLPESSAAGNQHWSCPESLLLLPWELVLEPLMELLCLVIFASCDIEERVASETNDAWCISTLNRLKDASSLSLKVSLRSIREGRF; this is encoded by the exons ATGGCCATGGAGAGGAACGTGAATGGAAAAGGAAACAGGGAAGCTGCTACTTGGGATTTGAGGAAAACGGCTCTCTTCTGCCTCGCCTCTAGGTTCTGCAAGTTGCCGGAGTCCTCAGCCGCCGGGAACCAGCACTGGAGCTGCCCAGAATCACTACTGCTGCTGCCATGGGAGCTGGTATTGGAACCACTGATGGAGCTGCTGTGTTTAGTGATTTTTGCGAGTTGTGACATCGAG GAAAGAGTGGCAAGTGAAACAAATGATGCATGGTGCATTTCTACCCTAAATAGACTTAAAGATGCTTCGTCATTGAGCTTGAAGGTTTCCCTGAGATCA ATACGAGAGGGTAGATTTTAA